The Archangium primigenium genomic interval GCCTGCGCGCGACGTTCACGGACATCGAGGCCCTGGCCACGGGCTGCCGCTTCAGTGACTGCCGGCACGAGCGCGAGCCGGGCTGCGCCGTGCGCGAGGCGGTGCGCATGGGCACCCTGCCCGCCGAGCGGCTGGAGGCCTTCCACAAGCTGAACCAGGAAGTGGCGCGCCCCGAGCACGACGCGCCCCTGCGCACCCGCGGGCGCCAGGAGAAGGCCCCTCCCCCGCGCAAGCGCGGCCGGTAGCCCGCGCCCGGCGGCTCAGGAGTCGGCGGGGGCGTGCGCGTCACGCACCGCCTGGGCCAGCGCCTCGAGCTCCGCCTCGAAGTCCGCGATGAACGCCTCCGGCTCGGGCACGAGCCCCGCGTCCGCCGCCACGCCCAGCGTCATGTGGCCCGCGTAGCTGAAGAGGCTCAGGCCCAGGCCCAGCCGCCCCGCCATGGGCACCCAGAAGGCCATGCCCGACAACCGCGCGCCCGCGAGGTACACGGGCCGCTTGGGGCCAGGCACGTGGGTGAGCACGAGCGAGGACTTGCGTCGCATGACGTCCACCGCCGCGCGCTCCACCGCCGCGGGCGCCAGGCCCGCCGCGCTCAGCAGGCCGAACACCAGGGCCGCCTCCGGCGAGCGCTTGAGCGCGTCCATGCGCCGCTTGAGCTCCCACAGCCGCGCCACGGCGTCCTCCTCGCCCACCGGCAAGGGCAGGAACACCATGCCGAAGCGGTTGCCGAGCGTGCGCGGCAGGGGCTCGTGGAGCGAGCGCAGGTTCACCGGCACCACGGCCCTCAAATCCTGGGTGGGCACGCCGCGCGCGCGCATGTAGCGGCGCAGGGCGCCCGCCACCACCGCCATCAGCACGTCGTTGGCCGTGCTGCCCGTGCCATGGCCAATCTCGCGCACCTGCTCCAGGGGCACCGGCCGGGACCATGCCACGCGCTTGGCTCGGCCGAGCCGCCCCGTGAAGGGCGAGGGGGGATCCCTCGGCAGCGTCAGCAGCCGGCTGACGGCCGACGCCCCGCGCGCGCCCTCCACCGCCAGGTCCATGAGCTGGATGGGCTCGGCCCACAGCTCCCCGCCCCGCTTCCAGGCGGCCTGGGTGGAGTCGGCCACCTTGAGCGCGCCGCGCCACAGCCGGCCCCACGTCCCCGGCCCGGGCGTGGGCTCCTCGAAGTCCGGAGGCCGCCGGGCCCCGTCCGCGCTCGCGTCCGTCAGGGACATGAGCACCCGCCCGAGCGCGATGCCGTCCGCGATGGCGTGGTGCACCCGCACGAGCAGCGCGCTGCCCGAGGCATACCCGTCGAACAGGTGCAGCTCCCACAGCGGGCGCGCGGGGTCGAGCGGCGTGCTCATGGACTCGCCCACCCGGGGCGCCAGGGCCTCCGGGCCGCCCGGGGCCTCCAGCCGCGTGCGCCGCAGATGGGCCTCGAGCGCGAAGTCCGGCACGTCCTCCCAGCGCGGCGCGCTCCACACGCCCCCGGGCACCACCCGCTGGCGGAAGCGCGGATGAGGCTCCACGAGCCGCTCGCGCACCCGTTGCACCAGACGCGCCCACTCCAGGGGCGTGTCGAACCAGAGCACCGCGGTGATGACCATGAGACTCGTGGGCTCCTCCATCTGGAGCCACGCCGCGTCCACGGGGTTCATCCGCTCGGACATACGGGGCTACTCGTCTTTCTTCAGCGGCTGACGGCGGAACTGGAAGGTCTGCTTGGACTTCGTCTGGGCCGTGAGCCCGAGCGTGTCGCCGTCCAGCTCGTAGGTGTAGGCGGGGCGCTGGGACGAGCCCTTGGACAGGGCGATGACGCGCGGCTTGCCGCAGATGGTGCCCACCGCTTGTCCGGACGTCGTGCGCAGTTCCACCGTGTCCTTCTTCTCGTTCACCTGGAGCGTGCCCCAGGAGCGGACCTCCAGGCTGTTGCCCTTGCCCAGCGTGGCGCTCTCCAGCCGGGTGCGCAACAGGAAGCAGCCATTGGGCGACACCACCAGCGCGCGGTCGAAGTCGGCGCGCGGCTTGACGTCCCGCTGGTCCTCGTTGACGACGACCTTGGACTTCTCCTCGGGCCGCACGCTCGCGGCCTCCAGGGACCAGTCCCCCACCATCTTCTTGGGGACCTTGCTCGAGGCCACCGAGCCGTCCTCGCACGGGTCGGGCGTCTCCTTCACGGGGCTGGGCGGCGCGGGCTCGAAGGAGCGGCCGCACTGGGTGTCACACGCCCGGGCCACGCACGCGGAGTCGTCCGCGCCGCAGCCGCTCGCGTCGGCGCAGCCCGCCAGCTTGTCCAGCGCCTCCTGGCACCCCTTGGCGAGGCATGCGTCCACGCACGCCACGTCGATGCAGCGCGCCACGCAGGCCCAGTTGGCCGAGCCACAGCGGCCCGCCATCTCGCGGGGGGTGCCGGCCCCCTGGGTCACCGCGGGCGCCTGGGCCCCGGCGGACGTGGACACGAGCAGCAGGAAGGCGACGAATCGGGGAGCGGTCAGGGGACGTACCTCGCGAGGGAGTTCCCCCGCCATGTGGTGACGTCCCGCCGCGCTGGCAACACGTCCCCCCCGAGGAGCGTCACGTAGCGGGCACTCGCGCCCACGGACTCAGGCGACGTTCCATCGCCAGGTGGTGATGTCCGCCAGGTCCGGCAGGGACAGCTCCACGCGCAGCGTGTCCCGGCGCGTGAACTCCCGACAATCCGTGCGCAGCAACATCACCGGCGCGCACGCGCGGGGCCGCTCGGGGACGGTGTCATAGGAGAGCGTGGCGTCGAAGTGGGCCCGGTAGAAGAGGCACAGGCCGTCCATGCGGCCCGCGCGCTCGACGGAGCGCTCCAGCGACAGGCGCTTGGGCAGCGCGCCGGCCTTGAGCGTCTCCAGGTCCAGCGTGAAGGCGGGCTGGGCCTCGCACAACGAGCGCTCCACGTCCTGCGGCCGGATGAGGCGGGTGAAGTACGCCGGATCCAACGTGTCCCGCAGGATCTGCAGGCAGCTGAAGTCCACGTCCGGCAGGCGCTGGTCCCAGATGAAGGGCACCCGCGCCTCCTCGCGCAGTTGCACCGGCTCGAAGAAGATGTCGAAGCGGTTGGGCAGGATGCGGCCCCCCGGCGCGAGCAGCCGATCCCGCGCGTCCAGCAGCTTCGGAATCAGCCCCGTGTCGAAGATGCCATCACCCACCTGCTCGTGTAGCAACACGTCCACCCGCTCGGAGGGCTGAAAGCGGGAGATGTCCGCGCGGACGAATTCAATGTCCGTGAAGCCGTTGCGGCATGCCACCCATTGCGCCGTGTCCAGGTTGCGCGACGCATCCACCGCGTACAGCTTACCCGGCTGGCACCGCGCCGCGAGCATGGCGCGCAAGCCATTGCCCGTGCCCACGTCCACCACCGTCTGCTCCGGGCCCACGTAGCGCTCGATGGCGCGCCGGAACGCCGTCACCCGCTCGGTGTCCACCACGGGTGCGTCTCGCGGAGTGGGGCTCGCCAGCTCGGGGACGTCCGCCAGGAGGCCGCGCAACGGGTTCCTCGGCAGATGCCTCAACCGCGCTTGCACGTCACCCCAGGTCTGCCTGCGCAGACTCATCAGATTCATCAGCATGTGTCTTCCCCCCAACCGGCGCGACGCACCGGTGCTCCGAGTCCTTGAACCCAGAAGAGCCCAAAGTACCTGGATTGCGAGGAAATAGGAAGTGCCAGGAATTGACTCCGCGTCCGGGGCCCGGCTCAGACGTGGTTGTGCAAGCGCAGGTGGGGAGGCCGTCCGCCCGGCGCACCGCCCTCGTCTCCGGCATAGCCGCGCATGCGCAGGTGCAGCTCCAACTCCGGGCGCGTGCGGAAGATGCTCCAGGGGGCCTGGGCCATGGTCGCCACCGTGTAGGCCATCATCCGGGGGATGGGCGCGGGAATGGCACACACCACCTCCATGCGGCCGCCCAGCTCCCGGTCCAGCTCCTTGAAGGCGTTGGCGAAACCGATGCGCGCGTTCACCATCTCCGCGCCCTCGAGCACGAAGCAGAAGGTGCCCGAGTGGTGCGCGCGCACGAACTGACGGATGCGCTCGCAGAGCGCCTTGCCGTTGAGTTCATCCCCATGCGTGGGCAGGGAAATCCACACCACGCACGTCGCCAGGGGCGACGAGGGGAGATGATTGGACGCCGGACGCACGGGGGGAATCCGATCCTGCGCGCGGACTTCTGACGGGCTCAGCGGGGGCATGCTCACCGCACTCTAATGCATGCCGCGCACGTCCCTTCGCATCCTCCGACTTCAGGAGCGTCGGCGGTGAACATGACGCATCACCGGCGGAAAGATGCGCCCGCGATGGCGGGGGATTTTCCGTTTCTCCTCGGAGAGAGCGACCTGGCGGCCGAGCGCGCGTCCGCGTGTCCGTGGAGCTCAAGCCAGCTGGATGCCCAGGCGCTCATCGCGTCGGCGCAGCCAGGCGATGAACGGCAGGGACAGGCCCACCATCCACGCCTTGCCCACCACCTGCCCCGCGAGGAAGTCCAACCCCCCAAAGGCCAGTTGCAGGAACAGCACGCTGTCCACCACGAGGCCCACCAGGCTGCTGGCGAGCACCGCCAGCACC includes:
- a CDS encoding methyltransferase domain-containing protein, coding for MNLMSLRRQTWGDVQARLRHLPRNPLRGLLADVPELASPTPRDAPVVDTERVTAFRRAIERYVGPEQTVVDVGTGNGLRAMLAARCQPGKLYAVDASRNLDTAQWVACRNGFTDIEFVRADISRFQPSERVDVLLHEQVGDGIFDTGLIPKLLDARDRLLAPGGRILPNRFDIFFEPVQLREEARVPFIWDQRLPDVDFSCLQILRDTLDPAYFTRLIRPQDVERSLCEAQPAFTLDLETLKAGALPKRLSLERSVERAGRMDGLCLFYRAHFDATLSYDTVPERPRACAPVMLLRTDCREFTRRDTLRVELSLPDLADITTWRWNVA
- a CDS encoding WS/DGAT/MGAT family O-acyltransferase, giving the protein MSERMNPVDAAWLQMEEPTSLMVITAVLWFDTPLEWARLVQRVRERLVEPHPRFRQRVVPGGVWSAPRWEDVPDFALEAHLRRTRLEAPGGPEALAPRVGESMSTPLDPARPLWELHLFDGYASGSALLVRVHHAIADGIALGRVLMSLTDASADGARRPPDFEEPTPGPGTWGRLWRGALKVADSTQAAWKRGGELWAEPIQLMDLAVEGARGASAVSRLLTLPRDPPSPFTGRLGRAKRVAWSRPVPLEQVREIGHGTGSTANDVLMAVVAGALRRYMRARGVPTQDLRAVVPVNLRSLHEPLPRTLGNRFGMVFLPLPVGEEDAVARLWELKRRMDALKRSPEAALVFGLLSAAGLAPAAVERAAVDVMRRKSSLVLTHVPGPKRPVYLAGARLSGMAFWVPMAGRLGLGLSLFSYAGHMTLGVAADAGLVPEPEAFIADFEAELEALAQAVRDAHAPADS